Part of the Candidatus Micrarchaeia archaeon genome is shown below.
TTCAAAAAAAGGTATAAAATTAAATAAATATGTCTCATTTTTTTCTATTGCTTCAATAAAATATATTTCAATAAATTCTTTATCTTCTAGTGTTTTTGCTTGTTTATATACACTTTTTAAATCTGCTAATGCCCCTTTATCTCTAAGAGATTCTAAAGCTTGTATAAACTCCACTCTACTAACCATTCTATCCCCCCACAACACTTAGTATCTCTTATATTATGTGGTTTATTTTTTAAAGGTTTGTATAATTCATTTTTTATAACAACAAAATATATTTATTAAAGATAAATAAAATAATGAAAATTAAAATGAAACAGTAGTGTAATAAAAATTAAATAGAAAGAAAATAAAAAATAAGAAAAAGAAGTTAATCCAAAGTGATTCTTACATAAACATCATCGGGAACTTTAACACGCATAATTTGTCTTAAAGTTCTTTCATCTCCTTTGACATCTATAAGGCGTTTATGAATGCGCATTTCCCAGTGTTCATAGGTTTCTGTTCCATCTCCACATGGACTTTTCCTTGTTCCAACTTTCATTTTCTTAGTAGGTAAAGGAACAGGTCCTTTAATTGGTACACCTGTTATTTTTGCAATCTCAATTATTTGAGAGCAAACATCCTCTAATTTTTGTGGATCTTTTCCTATGAGTTTTATTCGCGCATTCGCCATTTAATCACTTATGCCTTTTTAGGTTCTACTTCTAGAACAACACCAGCTGCTACTGTTTGACCCATATCTCTTATAGCAAATCTTCCAAGTGGGCCATAGTCTTTGTATGTTTCAATTACAACTGGTTTTAAAGGTTTAAATTTAATTATTGCAATATCTCCTGTTTTTACAAAATCTGGATTTTTTTCTGCTGTTGCTCCAGTCTTTGGATCCTTTTTCTCTAAAATCTCAATTACTTGACAAGGTAATTGTGCAGTATGTATATGGAATACTGGTGTATAACCCTTTCCAATTGCTGTTGGATGATCTAAAACAACAACTTGTGCAGTGAATGTTTCTGCTACTGTTGGGGGCCTTTCTGCAGGTCCTACAACATAACCTCTTTTAATTGCAGTTTTATCTACACCTTTTACATTAAATCCAATATTATCTCCAGGTCCTGCTGAAGATAATTCTTGATGATGCATTTCCATTTTCTTTACATCTGTTTTAATTCCAGAAGGCATAATTGAAATTGCCATACCTGGTTTAATTATTCCAGTTTCAACTCTTCCTACAGGTACTGTTCCATGTCCGGTAATTGTATAAACATCTTGAATTGGTAATCTTAGATCTTTATCAGTTGGTTTTGCTGGTGGAACAAATGAATCTAACAATTTAACTAGACATTCACCTTTATACCAAGGCATATTTTCACTTTTTGCTGTTATATTGTCTCCTTTATATGCTGAAATTGGTATAAAATTAACTTTTGATACATCATAACCAATTGATTTAAGCATTTTTGACATTTCTTCTTTAATTTCATTAAATTTACCTTCATCATAATTTACAACATCCATCTTATTCACTGCTATTGCAATTTGATTAATACCTAATACTTTTGATAAGAATGCGTGTTCTTTTGTTTGAGGCATTGGTCCTTCTCTTGCAGATACAACTAAAACTGCTGCATCAGCTTGTGAAGCTCCAGTAATCATGTTTTTAACAAAATCTCTATGCCCTGGTGCATCAATGATTGTAAAATAATATTTATCAGTATTAAATTCTTTATGGTTAACTTCAATTGTAACTCCTCTTTCTCTTTCTGCTTTTAATGTATCCATTGTATAAGCGAATTCAAAAGTTGCTTTACCATATTTTTCTGCTTCATCTCTTAATTTTTTTAATTGCTGTTCTGGTAATGCTTTTGTATCAAATAGGATTCTACCTACTGTTGTTGATTTACCATGGTCTACGTGACCAATAAAAATTAAATTCATATGTTCTTTATCTGCCATTATATAGCACCTCCACTTTATCATTTTTTAAAAATACTTCTAAACGTTCTGCAAACGAGACAGAATTTAGTATTGTTTATTTAAGTATAAGTATTTAAAAATGTTTCGTAAGTTTTAGCAAACATATAATATATTCTACTCTTTATTTTGATTATTTAAAATATTAAGAACTTCTTCTATAGATTTATTTAACTCTTCAGCAATAAGAGTCACTGGGATATTATATTTAATATGTAATTTTAATCTATGATTAGGATCATTAATAATTGCTTTTAATTTTTCTTTTGCTTTATCTGAGAATAATTCTGGTTTTTCAGTAGCAATATATTTTATAATTCTTGAAAAAGTTCCAGAAGGATTTGCAAGAAGTAATGGATCATCAAATAAATCAATTATTTTTTCAATAATTTCTGGGGTTGCAATTTCAATTTTTTCTTCTAATACTTTAACAATCATGTTTATTTTTTTATTATCTACAAAAAAGATATTCATTTCAGCCCCCGTCTCTCTAGTCATTGATAATTCAACCACTTCTTCTAAATTTTTAGTGGTAAATAAATTGGGATTATTTATTAAAATGTCATATACATTAATTTTACTTGTAAATGGAGAATAATGATCAATAATTGGATTAAAATTGTCATACCAAAAATAATCAATAAGTATTGAAAGTCCTTTTTCTGTTAATTCAGGATCTTTTTTCATTAAACTTATTACTAAATTTAATAAAAAGAATTCTCTAATTTTTCTGCTTTCTATTAGTGATTCTGTTAAATTAAATATCTCCTTAGAAAGACTCGGGATGTGCTTAGTCATGTATAATAAAATATATAAAAATTCTTTTGAATTAGGTCCTTCTATTCCTTTTTCTATGTACTCAACACTATTTAAAAATAATTCGGGTCTTTTAGAAAGTAAAACAGTTAAAACATCATATAATTCTGGAGTTTTTATATTATTTTCTAGTATACAATTAACCATTTCTTCAGTTCCTAATTCTGGTTTTGCTTTCAAAACTATTTCAATAGAATCTAAAATTAAATTTATAAAAACAGGTTTCCCTTTCCAAGATACTTTATGAATAAAATTTAAAAGATCCATTATATTCTTGGTATCAAACAGTTCAGGGTTTGATTCAGCCCTTAAGTGTATTGCATCGGCATGTATAAAATCATTATACATAAATGAATACCTTAAAGTTAAATATATATTTTCTGTGAAAAAATCCAAAAATGATTTATCAGGTATAGCATTTTCTGATTTAAAATATTGAAGATATAATTCTAATGCATTTTTCTTAGCTATTGGATTATTAAACAAAGATACTAATAAGTCAGTATTCAATAAAAATTCTCTTCTGTTTTCATAAGATTGTTGTGCATAACCAGTAGAAGAATGATGCATCAATATATATTTATCATAAATAAAATCTTTACATCCTCTTGTTAATTTTAAATCTGTTAAACCTGCCATAAGTACACGAATTTCAATTCTTTCCCAAGGAACAAAATCTGTATTTTTTAACTTTTTAATATACTCTTGTTCTAATTCTAAAAATCTTCCAAATGCCCCATATTCTGGGAAATATTTTGTATATTTAGTATAAAGTTCTTTCATAGCCTCTTCGTTTTTTGAATCTAAAACACTTTCCATAGCAGAAAATAAAGCTCTTTCAAGCGCATTATTCGGATCATTTTCTTTAAAATATTTTATTTGTTGGTCTGTAAATTCTAAATAATTAAATTTAAAATTTGTTTATTATAATATCTTTTATCTTTATCATTGCTTATATTCTCATTTGCTAATAATAAATCATTTATTAATAATTCTTTTTGGTCTAAAAATTCAATAAAATTACAAAATAAATCAACTGTATTGCTAAATATAGATTGGGAACCCTTCTCAAATAAAGTATTAAAATTATTAATATGCGTGTCTGTAAAAATTACTGAGTTATTTTTTGCTAAATTTTTAAATATATCAAAAAATAATTCATCATTCTCTTGGTATATATTAAGATAAATTGGTGGGGCAGCTAGATATCCAAAAAGAACATCTATTTGATTTTCATTAAATAATTCTGATTTATGA
Proteins encoded:
- the rpsJ gene encoding 30S ribosomal protein S10 — protein: MANARIKLIGKDPQKLEDVCSQIIEIAKITGVPIKGPVPLPTKKMKVGTRKSPCGDGTETYEHWEMRIHKRLIDVKGDERTLRQIMRVKVPDDVYVRITLD
- the tuf gene encoding translation elongation factor EF-1 subunit alpha, yielding MMADKEHMNLIFIGHVDHGKSTTVGRILFDTKALPEQQLKKLRDEAEKYGKATFEFAYTMDTLKAERERGVTIEVNHKEFNTDKYYFTIIDAPGHRDFVKNMITGASQADAAVLVVSAREGPMPQTKEHAFLSKVLGINQIAIAVNKMDVVNYDEGKFNEIKEEMSKMLKSIGYDVSKVNFIPISAYKGDNITAKSENMPWYKGECLVKLLDSFVPPAKPTDKDLRLPIQDVYTITGHGTVPVGRVETGIIKPGMAISIMPSGIKTDVKKMEMHHQELSSAGPGDNIGFNVKGVDKTAIKRGYVVGPAERPPTVAETFTAQVVVLDHPTAIGKGYTPVFHIHTAQLPCQVIEILEKKDPKTGATAEKNPDFVKTGDIAIIKFKPLKPVVIETYKDYGPLGRFAIRDMGQTVAAGVVLEVEPKKA